One window of the Salvia miltiorrhiza cultivar Shanhuang (shh) chromosome 6, IMPLAD_Smil_shh, whole genome shotgun sequence genome contains the following:
- the LOC130988112 gene encoding uncharacterized protein LOC130988112 — protein MKEKSWACTLITQLSLCVVAYVAINIEKFTPRSISNQGNRQNDVYFMSVAGGFRPVEEQTLLLQQMVKVQKTYKVLFVVEFSELGESDPLLQNATLYPALQNIPWYNSGALTGEGKTYFSKKIEVPHGQTIDIIALDTVLLKDQSTALGNDQIAWLTKTLNESNSDWKIVVGLHQLISSDFNILKVKETRFEPVWNILLQYGVDVYMSSKTCEDNTKDKAIYLTAMNHNVVSKEATGGGFLLHRVSSLEMLMFMVKLSGEVEHRFSFQQRGRAAI, from the exons atgaaggaaaaatcaTGGGCTTGCACTCTCATCACGCAGCTATCTCTCTGCGTTGTAGCTTACGTAGCCATAAATATTGAGAAATTTACTCCTCGAAGCATCTCAAACCAAGGCAACAGGCAGAATGATGTGTATTTTATGAGTGTTGCTGGCGGCTTTAGACCTGTTGAAGAACAAACCCTATTGCTCCAACAG ATGGTGAAGGTACAGAAGACATACAAAGTGCTTTTTGTAGTGGAATTTAGTGAGCTTGGTGAATCCGATCCACTCCTGCAAAAT GCAACACTGTATCCTGCGCTACAAAATATACCCTG GTACAATTCTGGGGCTTTAACAGGAGAAGGGAAAACATACTTCTCAAAGAAAATTGAAGTTCCTCATGGACAAACTATAGACATTATCGCGTTGGATACTGTATTATTAAAG GATCAATCTACTGCACTTGGAAACGATCAGATCGCGTGGTTGACAAAGACCCTAAACGAAAGCAACAGCGACTG GAAAATTGTAGTTGGACTCCACCAATTGATCTCTTCTGATTTCAACATCTTGAAAGTAAAGGAAACCCGTTTCGAGCCTGTGTGGAACATATTACTGCAATATGGAGTG GATGTATACATGAGCTCAAAAACTTGTGAAGACAACACCAAGGATAAAGCTATATATCTTACTGCCATGAATCATAATGTGGTTTCCAAAGA GGCAACGGGTGGCGGGTTCCTTCTCCATCGGGTCAGCTCGTTGGAAATG CTTATGTTCATGGTTAAGTTGAGTGGAGAAGTTGAGCACAGATTCTCCTTCCAACAAAGGGGTAGAGCAGCCATCTAG